A single region of the Malaclemys terrapin pileata isolate rMalTer1 chromosome 4, rMalTer1.hap1, whole genome shotgun sequence genome encodes:
- the DEPDC7 gene encoding DEP domain-containing protein 7 translates to MAGVREKAAALNLCAVYSPANKPPGFSLAQKPFGATYVWSSIINALQTQVEVKKRRQNLKCYNNCFIGSDAVDVIFAHLLQNRYFGDVDISRAKVVRVCQALMDYKVFEAVSTKVFGKDKRSVFEDSSCSFYRLTNVPSPEDSPFEKEYGLCTHQRLEKMAFNPPPVKSESLEDLWENLSLKPANAPEVNLSASLSRQVINEVWQEQTIARLLQLVDLPLLDSLLEHQGVRSKLPQPKKEAGYIITSNYIDREILKAFSDSQTDEWLSAAIDCLEYLPDQMVVDISRNLPSQPDKADTWKLLLFDTIGRYYSQKKEPLLSHASDIHAGIAELLVNGKTEQALEAIQLYLKLLDSQTREEFRRLLYFMAIAAHHSEFKLQKESDNRMVVKRTFSKAIVNNKTLSKGKTDLLILFLVDQQKDVLKIPATLHKMVSDKLMAVQQGQDPSKDTGYTFCQKLDQSEYHYSVQKTTKAELLSLLKTIDEDTKISAKERKKLLGQFHSSNPTIFMQYFGDRVTNMCV, encoded by the exons ATGGCCGGCGTGCGGGAGAAGGCGGCAGCTTTGAATCTCTGCGCTGTGTACAGCCCGGCTAACAAGCCCCCGG GTTTCAGCTTAGCACAAAAGCCATTTGGAGCAACATATGTATGGAGCAGCATCATCAATGCACTTCAGACTCAAGTGGAAGTGAAAAAGCGGCGACAGAACCTGAAATGCTATAACAACTGTTTTATTGGCTCTGATGCAGTGGATGTCATCTTTGCTCACCTCCTCCAGAACAGATATTTTGGGGATGTAGATATTTCCCGTGCTAAAGTAGTGCGAGTGTGTCAAGCACTGATGGATTACAAAGTGTTTGAGGCAGTTTCAACTAAAGTCTTTGGAAAAGACAAACGGTCTGTGTTTGAAGATAGTAGCTGCAGCTTCTATAGATTGACAAATGTACCTAGCCCAGAAGACAGTCCATTTGAAAAAGAATACGGGCTTTGTACCCATCAAAG ACTTGAGAAAATGGCATTTAATCCTCCTCCAGTCAAATCAGAAAGCTTAGAAGATCTCTGGGAAAACTTGAGTCTAAAACCTGCTAACGCTCCCGAAGTAAACCTCTCTGCAAGTTTGTCTCGTCAAG TTATTAATGAAGTATGGCAAGAACAAACAATTGCTCGTCTGCTGCAGCTTGTGGACCTTCCACTTCTTGACTCTTTACTTGAACATCAAGGGGTTAGGTCCAAGCTTCCCCAACCCAAGAAGGAGGCGGGATACATCATCACAAGCAACTACATAGACAGAGAAATTCTCAAGGCTTTCAGTGACTCTCA GACTGATGAATGGCTCTCTGCAGCAATCGATTGCTTGGAATATCTTCCAGATCAAATGGTGGTGGATATAAGCAGAAATTTGCCTAGTCAACCTGATAAAGCAGACACATGGAAACTACTGCTGTTTGATACCATTGGTAGATACTACAGCCAAAAGAAGGAGCCACTGTTAAGCCATGCGTCTGACATCCACGCAGGAATTGCAGAGCTGTTGG TGAATGGAAAGACAGAACAGGCTTTAGAAGCAATTCAGCTCTACTTGAAGCTTTTGGATAGTCAAACTAGAGAGGAGTTTAGGAGGCTGTTGTACTTCATGGCTATTGCAGCACATCATTCTGAGTTCAAGTTGCAGAAAGAG AGTGACAACAGGATGGTTGTAAAAAGAACATTCTCTAAAGCTATTGTCAACAATAAAACTTTATCCAAAGGAAAAACTGACCTCCTAATTTTGTTCTTGGTGGACCAGCAAAAAGACGTTTTAAAG ATCCCAGCAACATTACATAAAATGGTTAGTGATAAGCTGATGGCTGTACAACAAGGACAAGATCCTAGTAAGGATAcag GCTACACCTTCTGCCAGAAACTTGATCAAAGTGAATATCACTACAGTGTACAGAAGACCACAAAAGCTGAGCTGTTATCTTTGCTAAAAACTATTGATGAAGATACAAAAATCTCTGCCAAGGAGAGAAAGAAACTGCTAGGTCAATTTCATAGTAGCAATCCAACTATTTTCATGCAATATTTTGGTGATAGAGTTACTAATATGTGtgtgtaa